A stretch of Telopea speciosissima isolate NSW1024214 ecotype Mountain lineage chromosome 11, Tspe_v1, whole genome shotgun sequence DNA encodes these proteins:
- the LOC122644562 gene encoding lysine-specific demethylase JMJ25-like, translated as MMAVFGGKESCFSQPSGIIKELKGMRQFSNVAERLKKRTTLKLLENGDRKRLVEKQQRGYERFSWVEAKASVERRVTNQGIGPSDLELVTEGNSRRKNVSNKRKFLGDGCQEEELTLIKKRMKGIKDLYGVKKLRSSKDGKQKIEPRVVSSCSASTSFSSSSSVTVFVGDKDSSARCTARNPKESLQETEKAQGDNRCHQCERRDRQIVVRCSKCEEKLYCIRCIKQWYPQISAEEIAKACPFCCGNCNCTTCLRSSAMLKSSIREFTRREKIQCTQYLIRSLQPFLKKILEEQAEEMEIEARLQGISSSEIDLPQTKCYIDERVYCNNCATSIVDLHRSCVNCPYEICLSCCREIREGALLGGAEELIFHYSNKGTEYIHGGDPLPGSGVMMVPLVSLKPLIEWEVNSDGFVPCPPKELGGCGYHSLELKRILPKFWVFDLHVKVEEVVRSFDVERYQLKQHCNSRTKENIRTAAFRKDASDNNLYCPSSEDTLTEEGLLGFQRHWANGEPVIVRNVLERTSGLSWEPMVMWRALCNNIDMETGSKLYEVKPIDCLVNCEVEISTYEFFKGYSEGRTYHNSWPEMLKLKDWPPSDTFENLLPRHCYEFIRALPFHEYTDPRAGLLNLAVKLPQDSLKPDLGPKTYIAYGIREELGRGDSVTKLHCDMSDAVNILTHTGEVTLSDEQRSLIEKLKRKHRAQDEREHLAIFQSCELVTDEENDESNFPGFPLGGNHETGGALWDIFRRKDVDKLQAYLRKYSHEFRHTYCSPVQQVAHPIHDQSFYLTSAHKRKLKEEYGVEPWTFAQRVGEAVFIPAGCPHQVRNLKSCIKVAMDFVSPENVGECFRLADEFRQLPKNHKAREDKLEIKKMVVHAISQAIKDLEELTSSQRR; from the exons ATGATGGCAGTGTTTGGTGGAAAGGAATCATGTTTCAGCCAACCCAGTGGAATAATAAAGGAACTGAAGGGAATGCGACAATTCTCAAATGTTGCTGAGCGTCTGAAGAAGAGAACAACTCTAAAACTCCTGGAGAATGGAGATAGGAAAAGACTAGTTGAAAAACAACAAAGGGGATATGAAAGATTCTCATGGGTAGAGGCCAAAGCTTCTGTTGAAAGAAGGGTGACAAATCAAGGAATCGGACCTTCAGACCTGGAGCTAGTTACAGAGGGAAATTCTCGGAGGAAGAATGTCtcaaataagagaaaatttctGGGTGATGGGTGCCAGGAAGAGGAGCTTACTTTGATTAAGAAGAGAATGAAAGGCATTAAAGATTTATATGGGGTGAAAAAATTAAGAAGTTCAAAGGACGGAAAACAAAAGATTGAGCCTAGGGTTGTCTCATCTTGTTCTGCATCAACatctttctcatcttcttcctctgttaCAGTCTTTGTTGGTGATAAAGATAGTTCTGCCAGATGCACGGCAAGGAATCCAAAG GAATCTCTTCAGGAGACGGAAAAAGCACAGGGTGACAACAGATGCCATCAGTGTGAGAGACGTGATAGACAAATTGTTGTTCGATGCTCCAAGTGTGAAGAGAAGCTATATTGTATCAGATGTATCAAACAATG GTATCCTCAAATCTCAGCGGAAGAAATTGCTAAGGCCTGCCCATTCTGTTGTGGAAACTGTAACTGCACCACATGCTTGCGTTCAAGTGCAATGTTGAAG AGTTCAATTAGGGAATTCACTAGGCGAGAGAAGATCCAGTGTACACAATATTTGATCCGTTCCCTTCAACCCTTCCTTAAAAAAATACTTGAAGAACAAGCTGAGGAGATGGAGATTGAGGCCAGATTGCAAG GAATATCATCATCTGAAATTGATCTACCACAAACAAAATGTTACATTGATGAGCGTGTCTACTG TAACAACTGCGCAACCTCAATTGTGGATCTTCACAGAAGCTGTGTGAACTGTCCTTATGAAATTTGTCTTAGTTGTTGCCGGGAGATTCGTGAAGGGGCCCTTTTGGGAGGTGCTGAGGAATTAATATTTCATTATTCAAATAAAGGTACTGAATACATCCATGGTGGAGATCCTCTTCCTGGTTCCGGTGTTATGATGGTGCCTTTGGTTTCTCTCAAACCGTTAATAGAATGGGAAGTCAATTCTGATGGATTTGTTCCTTGTCCTCCAAAGGAATTGGGTGGTTGTGGTTATCATAGTTTGGAGCTTAAGAGAATCCTtccaaaattttgggtttttgactTACACGTTAAAGTTGAAGAAGTGGTAAGGAGTTTTGATGTTGAACGATACCAATTAAAGCAACATTGTAATAgcagaacaaaagaaaatataaggaCAGCTGCTTTTAGAAAAGATGCGAGTGATAATAACTTGTATTGTCCATCTTCTGAAGATACCCTAACAGAGGAAGGACTATTGGGCTTTCAGAGACATTGGGCTAATGGTGAACCAGTCATTGTTCGCAATGTGCTTGAACGGACGTCTGGTTTAAGTTGGGAACCAATGGTTATGTGGCGTGCATTATGCAACAATATAGACATGGAGACTGGTTCAAAGTTGTATGAAGTGAAGCCTATTGACTGCTTGGTTAATTGCGAG GTTGAGATTAGCACTTATGAATTTTTCAAAGGGTATTCTGAGGGGAGAACATATCATAATTCCTGGCCGGAGATGCTCAAGCTGAAGGACTGGCCCCCATCTGATACATTTGAGAATCTTTTGCCCCGCCATTGTTATGAATTCATCAGGGCATTGCCATTTCATGAATACACAGATCCTAGGGCTGGTTTGCTTAATCTTGCTGTGAAGCTACCACAGGATAGCCTAAAGCCAGATTTGGGGCCAAAAACATATATTGCTTATGGAATTCGTGAAGAGCTTGGAAGAGGGGATTCTGTAACTAAGCTTCACTGCGATATGTCAGATGCG GTGAATATTTTGACACACACTGGAGAAGTAACACTGAGTGATGAGCAGCGCTCCTTGATTGAAAAACTGAAGAGGAAGCATAGAGCACAAGATGAAAGGGAGCATCTTGCTATATTTCAATCATGTGAACTTGTAACCGATGAGGAGAATGATGAATCTAATTTTCCTGGGTTTCCCTTGGGAGGAAACCATGAAACTGGTGGTGCTTTGTGGGACATTTTCCGCAGAAAAGATGTCGATAAGCTGCAGGCTTACCTTAGAAAGTATTCACATGAATTTAGGCACACATACTGCTCTCCAGTGCAGCAG GTTGCTCATCCGATTCATGACCAAAGTTTTTATTTGACATCCGCACACAAAAGGAAGCTGAAGGAAGAATATG GTGTTGAACCATGGACTTTTGCACAAAGAGTTGGAGAAGCTGTATTTATTCCTGCTGGATGTCCTCATCAAGTCAGAAATCTCAAG TCATGCATTAAGGTTGCAATGGACTTTGTCTCACCTGAAAACGTTGGTGAGTGCTTCCGGTTGGCTGATGAGTTTAGACAACTTCCCAAGAATCACAAGGCAAGAGAAGATAAACTCGAG ATAAAGAAAATGGTTGTCCATGCCATCAGCCAAGCTATTAAGGATTTAGAAGAGTTGACATCATCCCAAAGAAGGTAA